In Euphorbia lathyris chromosome 9, ddEupLath1.1, whole genome shotgun sequence, the following are encoded in one genomic region:
- the LOC136207451 gene encoding nudix hydrolase 2 isoform X1, which produces MEQNGVENDVQQIKILAAVNDEHEGVIVELKDPMNPHVFASMLKASILHWTKQGKRGIWIKVPIELVHLVEASVKEGFWYHHAEPKYLMLAYWIPEGTHTLPANASHRVGIGAFVMNEKREVLVVQEKSGIFRGSGVWKFPTGVVDEGEDLCAAAVREVKEETNVSNCYAACKSIKDQNHNYNITLKVSFSLQQIDAKFVEVLAFRQSHKAFFEKSDLFFLCLLQPMSFDIQKQESEIEAAQWTPLEEYVAQPFVQKNELLKQIVDICLTTINKKYSGFSAVPISSNPWEENNYLYFNRDYQKKQ; this is translated from the exons ATGGAGCAAAATGGAGTTGAAAATGATGTGCAGCAGATTAAGATACTTGCTGCAGTCAATGATGAACATGAAGGTGTTATTGTTGAGTTGAAAGACCCTATGAATCCACATGTCTTTGCGTCAATGCTTAAAGCTTCAATTCTCCATTGGACAAAGCAG GGTAAGCGGGGCATTTGGATTAAAGTGCCCATTGAATTAGTCCATCTTGTTGAAGCTTCTGTTAAG GAAGGGTTCTGGTACCATCACGCAGAGCCAAAATATTTGATGCTTGCATATTGGATCCCAGAAGGCACTCATACTCTTCCAGCAAATGCTAGTCACCGAGTGGGTATTGGAGCATTTGTCATGAATGAAAAAAGAGAG GTACTAGTTGTCCAAGAGAAAAGTGGGATATTTCGAGGGTCAGGCGTGTGGAAGTTCCCTACTGGAGTAGTTGATGAG GGAGAAGATTTATGTGCTGCTGCTGTGCGAGAAGTCAAAGAAGAGACGAACGTAAGCAACTGTTATGCAGCTTGCAAGTCCATTAAAGATCAAaaccataattataatataactCTGAAAGTTTCCTTTTCATTGCAACAGATTGATGCAAAATTTGTAGAAGTGCTAGCATTCAG GCAAAGCCACAAAGCATTCTTTGAGAAGTCAGATTTATTCTTTTTATGCCTACTACAACCAATGTCCTTCGACATTCAGAAGCAGGAATCAGAAATAGAGGCTGCACAG TGGACGCCATTAGAGGAATATGTGGCACAACCATTTGTCCAGAAAAATGAGCTTTTGAAACAAATTGTTGATATATGCTTGACTACAATAAATAAGAAGTATTCTGGGTTCTCTGCTGTGCCTATCTCTTCAAATCCTTGGGAAGAAAACAACTACCTCTACTTCAACAGGGATTACCAAAAGAAGCAGTGA
- the LOC136206295 gene encoding nuclear transcription factor Y subunit B-6 — translation MEQRGGGFHGYRPKLPSSNSGLKLSEINMRLDEIAHGNNNNNNQSTTDDNECIVREQDRFMPIANVIRIMRKMLPPHAKISDDAKETIQECVSEFISFVTSEANERCQREQRKTITAEDVLYAMSKLGFDDYIEPLTMYLHRYREMEGERSSIRGEPLVKRGVEFGTLGAFAPAFHMGHHHGFFGGAGMGGYLRDPSNATSSQTESTFPQHK, via the exons ATGGAACAACGTGGTGGTGGTTTCCATGGCTACCGCCCCAAGCTCCCTTCTTCTAACTCAG GGCTGAAATTATCAGAGATCAACATGAGACTAGATGAGATAGCTCAtggcaacaacaacaataacaatcAATCCACAACTGATGACAATGAATGCATTGTAAGAGAGCAAGACAGGTTCATGCCAATTGCAAACGTTATCCGGATCATGCGTAAAATGCTTCCACCGCACGCTAAAATATCCGATGATGCAAAGGAAACAATCCAAGAATGCGTTTCGGAGTTCATAAGCTTCGTCACAAGCGAAGCCAACGAACGCTGCCAACGCGAGCAGCGCAAGACCATCACTGCTGAGGACGTGCTTTATGCGATGAGCAAGCTAGGGTTCGACGACTACATTGAACCCTTGACTATGTATCTTCACCGGTACCGCGAGATGGAGGGAGAACGCAGCTCGATAAGAGGGGAGCCATTGGTGAAGAGAGGAGTTGAGTTCGGGACATTGGGTGCATTTGCACCGGCATTTCATATGGGTCATCACCATGGATTTTTCGGAGGGGCTGGCATGGGAGGATATTTGAGGGATCCTTCTAATGCCACTTCTTCTCAGACCGAAAGTACATTTCCTCAGCATAAATGA
- the LOC136207451 gene encoding nudix hydrolase 2 isoform X2, which translates to MEQNGVENDVQQIKILAAVNDEHEGVIVELKDPMNPHVFASMLKASILHWTKQGKRGIWIKVPIELVHLVEASVKEGFWYHHAEPKYLMLAYWIPEGTHTLPANASHRVGIGAFVMNEKREVLVVQEKSGIFRGSGVWKFPTGVVDEGEDLCAAAVREVKEETNIDAKFVEVLAFRQSHKAFFEKSDLFFLCLLQPMSFDIQKQESEIEAAQWTPLEEYVAQPFVQKNELLKQIVDICLTTINKKYSGFSAVPISSNPWEENNYLYFNRDYQKKQ; encoded by the exons ATGGAGCAAAATGGAGTTGAAAATGATGTGCAGCAGATTAAGATACTTGCTGCAGTCAATGATGAACATGAAGGTGTTATTGTTGAGTTGAAAGACCCTATGAATCCACATGTCTTTGCGTCAATGCTTAAAGCTTCAATTCTCCATTGGACAAAGCAG GGTAAGCGGGGCATTTGGATTAAAGTGCCCATTGAATTAGTCCATCTTGTTGAAGCTTCTGTTAAG GAAGGGTTCTGGTACCATCACGCAGAGCCAAAATATTTGATGCTTGCATATTGGATCCCAGAAGGCACTCATACTCTTCCAGCAAATGCTAGTCACCGAGTGGGTATTGGAGCATTTGTCATGAATGAAAAAAGAGAG GTACTAGTTGTCCAAGAGAAAAGTGGGATATTTCGAGGGTCAGGCGTGTGGAAGTTCCCTACTGGAGTAGTTGATGAG GGAGAAGATTTATGTGCTGCTGCTGTGCGAGAAGTCAAAGAAGAGACGAAC ATTGATGCAAAATTTGTAGAAGTGCTAGCATTCAG GCAAAGCCACAAAGCATTCTTTGAGAAGTCAGATTTATTCTTTTTATGCCTACTACAACCAATGTCCTTCGACATTCAGAAGCAGGAATCAGAAATAGAGGCTGCACAG TGGACGCCATTAGAGGAATATGTGGCACAACCATTTGTCCAGAAAAATGAGCTTTTGAAACAAATTGTTGATATATGCTTGACTACAATAAATAAGAAGTATTCTGGGTTCTCTGCTGTGCCTATCTCTTCAAATCCTTGGGAAGAAAACAACTACCTCTACTTCAACAGGGATTACCAAAAGAAGCAGTGA